The following coding sequences are from one Dreissena polymorpha isolate Duluth1 chromosome 8, UMN_Dpol_1.0, whole genome shotgun sequence window:
- the LOC127842515 gene encoding uncharacterized protein LOC127842515 isoform X2 has product MLGKILLFVVIALLDPCSGWSFWGRNQSDWNGLKVTWGLNPWTSYNDMPRTRDAALVDGWRKLDAGSRCQGDHVVGERFVKNGDLGVVLLYDKNGFIAGIQAGFDKAYMPNPNGYPFQPLVNAPFVEYPRPGGGSDLFVTAYFVPPEKICSTGRNADEFLRQGTGVGLWIQNGKNPLTDSVRMPPTIEAARKSQWTEGACFYTMGVHFWHNTSKTMSCDELFPVFLMYNDGVLNAFGWAFGMDIRSSAWLEHPPKNSYGHFMKVIPDCLYRLGTLTTLHIYLTDSALADRC; this is encoded by the exons ATGCTCGGGAAGATCTTGCTATTCGTTGTGATTGCTTTGCTCGACCCATGTTCAGGCTGGTCATTCTGGGGACGAAATC aATCAGACTGGAACGGACTTAAAG TCACGTGGGGTTTAAATCCCTGGACCTCGTACAATGACATGCCGAGGACCAGGGACGCCGCGCTAGTGGACGGCTGGCGGAAGCTCGACGCCGGAAGTAGATGCCAAG GCGACCACGTGGTCGGAGAGAGGTTCGTTAAGAATGGAGATCTCGGGGTGGTACTTTTGTACGACAAAAATGGCTTCATAGCCGGAATCCAGGCAGGG TTTGACAAAGCCTACATGCCGAACCCTAACGGGTACCCATTTCAACCCCTAGTGAACGCCCCCTTTGTGGAATACCCGCGTCCGGGCGGTGGGTCAGACCTCTTCGTCACCGCGTATTTTGTTCCTCCAG AGAAGATCTGCAGCACCGGAAGGAACGCTGATGAATTCCTCCGCCAGGGGACCGGCGTTGGTCTATGGATTCAGAACGGAAAGAACCCGCTTACTGACTCAGTGCGCATGCCCCCAACCATCGAAGCCGCCCGCAAGAGTCAGTGGACCGAGGGCGCTTGCTTTTACACAATGG GAGTCCACTTCTGGCACAATACCAGCAAGACCATGTCATGTGATGAGTTATTTCCCGTGTTTCTCATGTACAACGACGGTGTTTTGAACGCGTTCGGCTGGGCGTTCGGCATGGACATCCGGTCGTCTGCCTGGCTGGAGCACCCACCTAAGAACTCATATGGG CACTTCATGAAGGTCATTCCGGACTGCTTGTACAGACTGGGTACACTGACCACTCTCCACATCTACCTAACGGACAGCGCCCTCGCGGACAGGTGCtga
- the LOC127842515 gene encoding uncharacterized protein LOC127842515 isoform X1, with protein sequence MLGKILLFVVIALLDPCSGWSFWGRNQSDWNGLKVTWGLNPWTSYNDMPRTRDAALVDGWRKLDAGSRCQGDHVVGERFVKNGDLGVVLLYDKNGFIAGIQAGVSGFIAGIQAGFDKAYMPNPNGYPFQPLVNAPFVEYPRPGGGSDLFVTAYFVPPEKICSTGRNADEFLRQGTGVGLWIQNGKNPLTDSVRMPPTIEAARKSQWTEGACFYTMGVHFWHNTSKTMSCDELFPVFLMYNDGVLNAFGWAFGMDIRSSAWLEHPPKNSYGHFMKVIPDCLYRLGTLTTLHIYLTDSALADRC encoded by the exons ATGCTCGGGAAGATCTTGCTATTCGTTGTGATTGCTTTGCTCGACCCATGTTCAGGCTGGTCATTCTGGGGACGAAATC aATCAGACTGGAACGGACTTAAAG TCACGTGGGGTTTAAATCCCTGGACCTCGTACAATGACATGCCGAGGACCAGGGACGCCGCGCTAGTGGACGGCTGGCGGAAGCTCGACGCCGGAAGTAGATGCCAAG GCGACCACGTGGTCGGAGAGAGGTTCGTTAAGAATGGAGATCTCGGGGTGGTACTTTTGTACGACAAAAATGGCTTCATAGCCGGAATCCAGGCAGGGGTAAGTGGCTTCATAGCCGGAATCCAGGCAGGG TTTGACAAAGCCTACATGCCGAACCCTAACGGGTACCCATTTCAACCCCTAGTGAACGCCCCCTTTGTGGAATACCCGCGTCCGGGCGGTGGGTCAGACCTCTTCGTCACCGCGTATTTTGTTCCTCCAG AGAAGATCTGCAGCACCGGAAGGAACGCTGATGAATTCCTCCGCCAGGGGACCGGCGTTGGTCTATGGATTCAGAACGGAAAGAACCCGCTTACTGACTCAGTGCGCATGCCCCCAACCATCGAAGCCGCCCGCAAGAGTCAGTGGACCGAGGGCGCTTGCTTTTACACAATGG GAGTCCACTTCTGGCACAATACCAGCAAGACCATGTCATGTGATGAGTTATTTCCCGTGTTTCTCATGTACAACGACGGTGTTTTGAACGCGTTCGGCTGGGCGTTCGGCATGGACATCCGGTCGTCTGCCTGGCTGGAGCACCCACCTAAGAACTCATATGGG CACTTCATGAAGGTCATTCCGGACTGCTTGTACAGACTGGGTACACTGACCACTCTCCACATCTACCTAACGGACAGCGCCCTCGCGGACAGGTGCtga